The genomic stretch CCCGGTGAGTTTTAAGTAAGTAATTGTTGTCTCCATAGTGCCCTTAATAATCTTCTCTGTAACCACATTTATCTTTTCTATCATTTTCTCTCTGTGTCCTCTGTGTCTCTGTGGCTAATCTTTTTTTCACATAGTTCAACTTTTTCCATTGCTTGTTTTTGCCAGTCTTCGTGAGGGGTATAAAAGCTACGGATGGCGTAAATTCCATGAACTATTTCACCGTAAGTATCCTTTGCTTCTTTAAACTGACCATCTTTTTCATACATCTGACCTATTTCAAATATTCGCTCTTTTGCCTTTTTCACCCATTTTGAACCCGGGGTATAAAATCTAATGGTCGAGCCATACCAGACAACGGCCATCGCATAATTTTTTCCCTTGTATTCTTTTTCTCCTTCATAAAATGCCTCTTTTGCCCGATGTAATGTCTCTAACCAGACCATTGTAAAGGCAATTACTATTACTCCTAAAACAGTTAAGATAATCTTTAATGGTTTATTCTTCATTTTTTAAACCTCCTCTGAAATGATAGAATTCTGCCCCGCTGGCTTTATCCGTCATTCGCTGTAACGATTGGGGTAGATATTAATTTATTTTTTCGCCCAAAGCTTCAATATCGGCTAAATCCTTATGACGGTATAATGCCTTTTTGTTTATACTCGATATTCAAGTTTTTTTAAGATTAAGTGGTTTATCCTTTTTTAACCGCAAAGAACGCAAAGAAATTAACCGCAAAGAACGCAAAGATTATAGGTTGTTCACCACCCTTTTAATTCCTTCCTTGAGTCTTAATACATTGAAATTTATAAGCAATTAACAATATTTGAAAGTTCGTTTTCGTTTATAGACCTGTTTTCCTTTCTTTGCGTCCTTTGCGAAACCTTCCTTTGCGCTCTTTGCGGTTAAATCTTTATACCTTTAAAAAACTTGAACATCGAGTATTAGATATCTTGCAATGACCTGAACGCTTACAATTTTGTTTTCCCATGTCGACCTATTTCACAGGTCGAAATCTTTTAATGCCGCAAGTATTTTTTTGCCATTTTCTACGGATGGTTTTACAAAAATGTCCATATCTCCAGTATATCTGGGAGCACCATGAAATGCCAGGGCATAACCACCCACAATTAAAAAATCAACCTGATGTTTGTTGAATAACTCTAACAACTCTTTGAAGTCTTGCTGTATTTCCATTATATTGCTTCCTTAAATAATCCACTGTCCTAATTCTCTCTTTTACAGATTTCCTTAACCAATATTCTAAATCCGAATTATCCTTTTTTGTATTTAACTCTTTTATTTTTACTACCTTGCGAATCATTTTATCTCCCAATTTCTAATTCCCTAATCTTATCTAATCTACGGATATGTCTTTCTTCGTTGGAAAATTCTGTTTCCAGGAATATCTTTAAAATTTCCTTTGCTTGTTGAGAGTTCACTATTTTCGCCCCCAGAACTAAAATATTAGCATCATTATGTTCTCGGCATAATCTTGCGGTCATTGTATCACCGCAAAGAGCGGCACGGATACCTGGGATTTTATTAGCGGTAATTGACATTCCTATGCCGGTGCCACAAATAAGTACCCCGCGTTCAAATTCACCATTACTTACCTTTTTAGCCACCTTAATCCCAATATCCGGGTAATCAACGGATGTTTCATCATAGGTCCCAACATCTTCATACTCATAATTTAAAGATTTTATTAATTCCTTTTTTAAGTCAATTCCAGCATGGTCACAACCAAAGACAATTTTCATTCCATTAGTTTTTTTATCAATCGCGTTAGACACTTTTTAATCTCCAAAAAACAGGTTTCATATCCTTCTCTTGAACCACCAATTGGGTCAGCAATCTCTTTTTTCCCTAATCCAACATACTCAGACAAAAGAAATGTTTTTCCTTTTGCTGATGGTAAAATACTCTCTACCCTTTCTTTATGATAACTCTCCATCGTCAGGATTAGATTTGCTTTTTTAATCATCTGTTCATTTAATAGTGTAGAAAAGGCAGCAGTGGGGAGAATCCCTTCATTTTCTAATATTTTTAGACTCATGGGAGTAACATTTCCGTTATTAATAGCAGATGTTCCAGCAGACTTAACTTCAACTAAAAAATTTGTCTCTTTTGCCATTTTGGCGAACAATTTTTCTGCCATAAAACTTCGGCAGGTATTACCTGTGCAAACAAATAAGATATTCTTCGAATTAAGAACTCTGAATAATTCTTTAGAACCAATTGCTCCTTCACGCAAAATAACAGGTGATTTACCTGTTAAATCTAAAACAGTCGAGGCAATACCCAATTTTGTTTTACCACCATCTATGATTAAATCTATTTTATCTTTTAAACCTGCCATTACTTCCTCACAGGTAGTTGGTTCTTTATGGCCAGAAATATTTGCTGAAGGACAGGCAATCGGGGTTTTTGAAGACTCAATTAATGCTAAAGCAATCTTATTATCTGGCATTCGGATGCCAACAGTCCGCTTTTCACCCATTATCATTTCAGGAACTAAATCACTGGCAGATAAGATTATCGTTAAAGGACCAGGCCAGAATTTATCTATTAATTTCCAGGTATCATCAGGTATATCTTTTGCTAATCTTGATAGCTCATTAAAATCTGAAATAAGTAAAGATATGGGTTTGGATATGGGTCTTTTTTTTACCTCAAAGATTAATCTTATTCCCTCTTTATTCAACCCATCTACCCCTAATCCATAGACCGTTTCCGTAGGAAAGGCAACAAGTTTTCCTTTTTTAATAAAATTAGCCGCCCTTGTTATCTTCTCCTTTTCTGGATAGATGGGGTCTATTTTTAAAATTTCTGCTCCTTTTTGCACTTTAAATACTATACCATATTACTTTAAGAATGTCAATTGTTTTTTTGGTAATTCGTAACCGTTCACTGCTCTTCACCGCAGAGACACAGAGACGCAGAGAAAAAATTAAGTAACTATTCAGCCACTGATTGACACGGAGTAGCACGGATAAATAGTCAGAAGACAGAACTCAGAGGACAGGTGAGAAATGGGGAAACGGAGAAAGGGAGAAACGGAGAAGGAGAGGAGAGACGAAGCACTATACTTGAATTTTCAGCCCTCAGCCTAATTACGGACACAGAAAACGGACACGGATTACGAATTTTCAGTGTTTCATCTGTGTCCATCAGTGGCTGAATAGTTACATTTCTTGTAACCGTTCAGGTGGGAATTTACCGCAGAGACGCAGAGGAACAGAGAAATAAATCAGATAACAGAAAAGATTATTGAGGTAATCATTGTCATACATAGGACATCAAAACCAAATTATTAATCAATCATGAGATGTCGGGCCTCAAAAGCTTGCTCTGATGAAAATCAGGAATGGAATGAAGCGTATGGTAAATAGTTTTTAATTTTTTCTCTGCGTCTCTGTGTCTCTGCGGTGAACGGTTACCATTTCTTGTTCTAAATCATATCAATATACCCACAGGGGCATTCTTCCGCACATTTCTTGCACCCCTGACAGAGGGCTAAATTGAATTCGTAATGTTTACCTTTGGGTAATTTCTTGACTGCAGAATCCGAACACAGAATATAGCAGTTGTCACAATCAAAACATTGACCACAACTCATACATCTCTTAGTTTCTGCAATAGCCACAGGTTCATCA from bacterium encodes the following:
- the rpiB gene encoding ribose 5-phosphate isomerase B; its protein translation is MKIVFGCDHAGIDLKKELIKSLNYEYEDVGTYDETSVDYPDIGIKVAKKVSNGEFERGVLICGTGIGMSITANKIPGIRAALCGDTMTARLCREHNDANILVLGAKIVNSQQAKEILKIFLETEFSNEERHIRRLDKIRELEIGR
- a CDS encoding L-threonylcarbamoyladenylate synthase; amino-acid sequence: MQKGAEILKIDPIYPEKEKITRAANFIKKGKLVAFPTETVYGLGVDGLNKEGIRLIFEVKKRPISKPISLLISDFNELSRLAKDIPDDTWKLIDKFWPGPLTIILSASDLVPEMIMGEKRTVGIRMPDNKIALALIESSKTPIACPSANISGHKEPTTCEEVMAGLKDKIDLIIDGGKTKLGIASTVLDLTGKSPVILREGAIGSKELFRVLNSKNILFVCTGNTCRSFMAEKLFAKMAKETNFLVEVKSAGTSAINNGNVTPMSLKILENEGILPTAAFSTLLNEQMIKKANLILTMESYHKERVESILPSAKGKTFLLSEYVGLGKKEIADPIGGSREGYETCFLEIKKCLTRLIKKLME